The Spartobacteria bacterium DNA window GGTTATCGTGACGAAAAATACCTCCATTTAAAAATCTATGACCTTCCGTTTCTCAACATCAGAAAAGAGCTATAGTACGCAATTCCGAGAAGAACCCCATAACCGAACGAAACTGCTGGAACAATACCTGGTATTTTGACCCTGTTTTTCTCGGTAAATACCCAGAGGACGGGGTGAAACTGTTTGAAAAAGATATGCCGGATATCAAAGACGGCGATATGGAAATAATCAGTTCTCCCATTGATTTTTGCGGACTCAATATCTATCAGGGAGAATACCTTTCCGGCAACGTGCCTGCCGGGCACGCCCTCACTCATATGGACTGGAAAGTCACCCCCGATGCGCTTTACTGGGGGCCTCGCTTCATGTGTGAGCGCTACAGCAAACCGATTTATATGACAGAAAACGGCATGGCGGGAACAGATTGGATTCATTTAGATGGCCAGGTTCATGATCCACAGCGGATTGATTTTATGCAGCGCTATTTGAACTCGCTGCGTCGCGCGATAGATGACGGGGTGGATTGTCGCGGATATTTTCACTGGTCGCTTTTCGATAATTTTGAATGGGCACTTGGATATAATCGACGCTTCGGACTGGTCTATGTGGATTATCAGACACAGCAACGTGTGCCTAAGGATTCTGCACTCTGGTATAAGCAGTGGATTGCTCAAAATAAGTTCTAAAAAAGAGCGTAGACAAACAGCATGAAAACGATTACACCCTCCTGCATTCATTTCATTTAGTCAGCGAATGCAGGAGTCATGACGTTATGTATTTCAAAAAATTTCCCAATGCCGCCAACTTTGATTTCATTAACCGCATCCACTGGGATGGGGATCAGGGAATGATTCATGCAAATGCATTCGCCGACGGACAGATTACTGCGTCAAAGAAGATACAGGTAAAACAATACCGCTATGCAGAGGACATCTATCGTGTTACTTTTGAAAGCTCCGACTGGCCAAAGAATTACGCGCAGTCGGAACTGAACTTTCCGGCATTGGCTGGAGACTCATCTGCTACCGATTGGGCAATAGATGAATCCATGCAGTTCACACTGACAGACGGGAATGGACAGATTCTGTTGCGATCCCTTCCAGCTGCTGGATTTGGAATCTGCGGGACACGCTCCCTATTTCAGTTTGAGCGAACAGCTGAAGACCGATTTTATGGCATGGGCGAAAAAATGCTCGGGTTAGAGCTATCCGGTAAATCAACAAAATTTTGGAACACCGATGTGCTGGCTGATTTTGAATGGAGTTTCGCCGTTGAAGGCCGACCGGATCCGTCGTATGTATCCATTCCATATGTCATCATCAAGCGGGGTTCTACCTACATCGGTTTACTGCTGGATAATCCCTGTGCGACCTTTATATCAACGTCCAGCTCGGTTAGCATTGCCGGCCTGATGGATGCAGACGAACACCCCGCACCAGTACTCACGCTGGGGGCAGAAAACGGACAACCCAATCTGATTGTCATGGTTGGCCCCTCGCTCCCGGAACTGACTCGTAAAATGCAGCGTCTTGTAGGCTGCACACCGCTACCGCCGGCATGGGCACTGGGATATCATCAGTGTCGCTGGGGATATAAATCGGTGGACTGCCTGAAATATCTGGACGCCGCAATGAATCGTTACGAAATCCCATGCGACGGATTGTGGCTGGATATTGATTACATGCGGGGTTATCGCGTGTTTACCTTTGATAAAAATCATTTTCCTGACCCGGAGAACAACCTGAAAGAGATACAGCAAAGTGGGCGCCGAATTGTCCCGATCATTGATCCCGGCGTAAAAGCCGAAGACGGATATAATGTGTACGATGACGGAAAGGAAAATGATATATTTTGTAAGAACCCGCAAGGTCGTGATTTTGTAGGACAGGTTTGGCCTGGGCGCACCGTGTTTCCTGATTTCTCGATGGAACAAGCAAAAAAATGGTGGACTGAACAGGTAAAATCCTTTGCAGAAAAAGGAATTACCGCAGCATGGGTCGATATGAATGATCCGTCTACAGGCTCTGTGTTAAATACGGATATGCTTTTTAATGAAGGGCGTGAAAGCCACGATTTATACCACAACCAATATGCCTCGGGGATGGCTGAAGCCACGGTCGAG harbors:
- a CDS encoding glycosyl hydrolase family protein, with product MVRNSEKNPITERNCWNNTWYFDPVFLGKYPEDGVKLFEKDMPDIKDGDMEIISSPIDFCGLNIYQGEYLSGNVPAGHALTHMDWKVTPDALYWGPRFMCERYSKPIYMTENGMAGTDWIHLDGQVHDPQRIDFMQRYLNSLRRAIDDGVDCRGYFHWSLFDNFEWALGYNRRFGLVYVDYQTQQRVPKDSALWYKQWIAQNKF